The DNA segment GGCCTGCCGCGCAGCTTGTGCGCCTTGGCCGCGTTCCAGGTTTCGGGCACCCCGTGCTGGTGGGCATAGGCGATCTTGCCCGTCACGTTGGCGGCGTAACCGATCTCCGCGCCGCGGGTGTCGCTGTGCAGGCCCATGCGCTTGCTCATGCCCCGCAGCAGTTTGCGCTTGCCGCTGCGGGGTTTTGTGCGCGGTGCCCAAGTGCGACCGCGCAAATCTTTCTGTGCCCGCAGCCGCTTGCGGCTGTACACCCGCACCTTGCGTCCCAGGGTCGCCGCCAGTCGCCGGCGCTGGGCCGGCTTCAGCGCCAGCAGTTGCAGCTGCCGGCGCAGGGTCAGGTGTCCGCTGAGATCAAGGGTCGCGCGCATAGGGGGCATCCGTGGGCAGGGCCTTGTTGTCCCCCACCGCCACCTGCTCAGCACTGTCCACCGGCACCGGCGCCACCGCCCAGCGGGTGCCCCGGTAGGCGATGGGGCCGTTGTCGTCCGCCACCAGATCCACGTCCTCGGAAAAGCGGATGGTGATTTCCACATCCGCAGCGCGCTCGTCGATCACATCCACATCCACATCCGGTGCCGGCAGGTTCAACTCAAAGCGCGCGCCGTCCTGTTCCATCAGCCAGGTGGTCACCAGGGCGAACAGCAGCGCCGGATCACCGGCAAAGCGCTCAATCTGGATCACAGCGTCGTAAGACTGCCGGCACACCCGCAGGCCCTGGCCCAGGTGCTTGCTGGCAGGCTCCATCTGGCCGTTTTCCATCCAGCTGTGCAGTTGCTCCGAAGACACCAGATTGGCCGCCAGCAGGTGTGCGGTGATGGCGGTGAGTTTTTCCAAAGCCATCAGAGCAGCTCCGCGGTGATATTGGTGGTGATGCCGCGCAGGCGGCGCAGGGCCTGATCCGATTCCGCCCGGTACAGCTGTTCGGTCTGCAGGCTTTCCTTGGCCTGGTGCTCG comes from the Microbulbifer sp. MI-G genome and includes:
- a CDS encoding phage tail protein encodes the protein MALEKLTAITAHLLAANLVSSEQLHSWMENGQMEPASKHLGQGLRVCRQSYDAVIQIERFAGDPALLFALVTTWLMEQDGARFELNLPAPDVDVDVIDERAADVEITIRFSEDVDLVADDNGPIAYRGTRWAVAPVPVDSAEQVAVGDNKALPTDAPYARDP
- a CDS encoding phage virion morphogenesis protein, translated to MRATLDLSGHLTLRRQLQLLALKPAQRRRLAATLGRKVRVYSRKRLRAQKDLRGRTWAPRTKPRSGKRKLLRGMSKRMGLHSDTRGAEIGYAANVTGKIAYAHQHGVPETWNAAKAHKLRGRPDYEAPATRRQARALKREGFVVRRKGGKKKKPTMRWITEQMTQGQAGLILKQMREGGQSKKSWVIPLPERSFLGANAREIEALTNRIFDETLGRMQREYALARTNPPIHIDRG